The proteins below come from a single Natranaerofaba carboxydovora genomic window:
- a CDS encoding flavodoxin family protein: MKILAINGSHRKGMNVSKMLNAALEEAKKQGASTELVEITDYEIKPCISCNKCLFKPECKIDNDDMKELYDKLQEADGIIIGSPVYFSNVTGRLKTFMDRTRPLHMTKNYLEDKVGAGVVHAGLRNGGQELTLELIQHFLIGHGLLVVGDRKGKQPIISLGAMGTMCEDFDGKKLEFKQSVEEDDLAMESSRRVGKNVAELIKKLSN; the protein is encoded by the coding sequence ATGAAAATTTTAGCTATCAATGGTAGCCATAGAAAAGGTATGAATGTATCAAAAATGCTAAACGCAGCATTAGAAGAAGCTAAAAAGCAGGGTGCTAGTACCGAACTAGTTGAAATTACTGATTATGAAATAAAACCATGTATCTCCTGCAATAAATGTCTTTTTAAACCTGAATGTAAGATAGATAACGATGATATGAAAGAATTGTATGATAAACTCCAGGAAGCTGATGGTATAATAATTGGTTCTCCGGTTTATTTTTCTAACGTGACAGGCAGGTTAAAAACTTTCATGGATAGAACAAGACCCTTACATATGACCAAAAATTATTTAGAAGATAAAGTAGGAGCAGGTGTTGTACATGCAGGACTAAGAAATGGAGGACAAGAATTAACCCTAGAACTTATACAACACTTTTTGATAGGACATGGATTATTAGTAGTAGGTGATCGAAAAGGCAAACAACCTATTATTAGCCTTGGAGCTATGGGAACCATGTGTGAAGATTTCGATGGAAAGAAACTGGAGTTTAAACAAAGTGTTGAAGAAGATGACCTTGCAATGGAAAGCAGTAGAAGAGTCGGAAAAAACGTTGCAGAGTTAATCAAGAAGTTGAGTAATTAA
- a CDS encoding queuosine precursor transporter: protein MNKNKKLFLLSSLFITSLLVSNIIAGKLVEIWNFTVPAAVIVFPITFLITDTINEVWGKNTAKQVVWLGFFMNILMLLLFQIALWLPPAEGWGYQAAFEAVFGTVPRMVAASLMAYLGSQMFDVWFFNFWRNITKGEHLWQRNNFSTILSQLFDSVIFIGVGFLGTVPMPVLITMIISQYVIKLFFAVLDTPFCYLTVNWAKRELSKEVRTSE, encoded by the coding sequence TTGAATAAAAACAAAAAGCTTTTTCTTTTATCTAGTTTATTTATTACTTCTTTGCTTGTTTCTAATATAATAGCTGGCAAATTGGTGGAAATATGGAATTTTACTGTTCCCGCCGCTGTTATTGTCTTTCCAATAACTTTTTTAATTACAGATACGATTAATGAAGTATGGGGAAAGAATACTGCTAAACAAGTTGTATGGCTGGGGTTTTTTATGAACATTTTAATGTTACTTTTATTTCAAATTGCTTTGTGGTTGCCACCAGCTGAAGGATGGGGATATCAAGCTGCTTTTGAAGCTGTGTTTGGTACAGTGCCTCGAATGGTAGCAGCTAGCTTAATGGCTTATCTTGGATCACAAATGTTTGATGTATGGTTTTTTAATTTTTGGAGGAATATAACCAAAGGAGAACATCTATGGCAAAGAAATAATTTTTCAACTATATTAAGTCAGTTATTTGATAGTGTAATATTTATAGGTGTAGGTTTTTTGGGGACGGTTCCAATGCCGGTATTGATTACCATGATAATCAGCCAGTATGTTATTAAGTTATTTTTTGCAGTATTAGATACACCATTTTGTTATTTAACTGTCAATTGGGCAAAAAGAGAATTAAGTAAGGAGGTAAGGACCAGTGAATGA
- a CDS encoding YbaK/EbsC family protein, with amino-acid sequence MVDEVEVFFEKENINYKKYIFCKQMISTESISKAMSVDKAQILKTYLLKNNKDKFFGVVLSGQKTLNMDEIKVKLDENFLTKVNIEFLSPISLTNKKINTIYDKNILSYDIVNIVTDCNKVCYEVTTKDLFRILSKILVSEL; translated from the coding sequence ATGGTTGATGAAGTTGAAGTTTTTTTTGAAAAAGAAAATATAAATTACAAAAAATATATATTTTGTAAACAAATGATATCAACTGAAAGTATATCAAAGGCAATGAGCGTGGATAAAGCTCAGATATTAAAAACTTATCTTTTAAAAAATAATAAAGATAAGTTTTTTGGTGTGGTTTTATCTGGACAAAAGACCCTAAACATGGATGAAATAAAAGTAAAGCTAGATGAAAATTTTTTAACTAAAGTTAATATTGAATTTCTATCACCGATTAGTTTGACAAATAAAAAAATAAATACGATTTACGACAAAAATATATTGAGTTATGATATAGTTAATATTGTTACAGATTGTAATAAAGTTTGTTATGAAGTTACTACCAAAGACCTTTTTAGAATTCTTTCCAAAATACTAGTAAGTGAACTGTAA
- the queF gene encoding preQ(1) synthase — translation MNDNEKKYEDRRFDTATKEDVDVEILEAIDYDYPGKKTEVEFVYPEFTSVCPWTGLPDFGTLTIKFVPKEKLVELKSLKYYLHSYRDVGILQEHVVNEILNHLVDLIEPLSMEVTGDFYPRGGIKTVAKAKFP, via the coding sequence GTGAATGACAACGAGAAAAAATATGAAGACAGAAGGTTTGATACAGCCACAAAAGAGGACGTTGATGTAGAAATATTAGAAGCTATTGATTATGATTATCCAGGGAAAAAGACAGAAGTGGAATTTGTATACCCGGAGTTTACATCTGTATGTCCTTGGACCGGACTGCCGGACTTTGGTACGCTGACAATTAAGTTTGTTCCTAAAGAAAAACTTGTTGAATTAAAATCCTTGAAATATTACCTTCACTCCTATAGAGATGTTGGTATTCTTCAGGAGCACGTAGTTAATGAAATTTTGAATCACCTTGTTGATTTAATTGAACCTTTGTCAATGGAAGTTACAGGAGATTTTTATCCTAGAGGAGGAATAAAAACTGTAGCTAAAGCAAAGTTTCCTTAA
- a CDS encoding STAS domain-containing protein, whose product MEVNKGNDLAVIYPGKRIDITNSGELKDKLLELYNEGYSNIDVNFENVDGIDSSGLGKILLFQKKLKERGGRLKVTNVKNENVKSMFTLIHLDKVIDMEE is encoded by the coding sequence ATGGAAGTGAATAAGGGGAACGACCTTGCTGTTATTTATCCGGGAAAGAGAATAGATATAACAAATTCAGGAGAACTAAAGGATAAGCTTCTGGAACTTTATAATGAAGGATACAGCAATATAGATGTAAACTTCGAAAATGTTGACGGTATAGATAGCTCTGGACTGGGTAAGATACTGCTTTTTCAAAAGAAGTTAAAGGAAAGAGGAGGAAGACTTAAGGTGACTAATGTGAAAAACGAAAATGTTAAAAGTATGTTTACATTAATTCATTTGGACAAAGTTATAGATATGGAAGAATAA
- a CDS encoding flavodoxin family protein yields the protein MYILGLNGSPNTNGNVNHLLEIALNSARDHGASEIEIIQIGKKMMESDNPFCSHCSHPCEDIECADSNINKVLSKLGGADGIILGSPVYFGTVSGQLKAFWDKTRALRTKKQLLDVPGGAIAVGGARFGGQETTLRTLHDMMLIQGMTVVGDGSFSTDAGHQGPVGQKNVKEDDNACNRAKILGERIVQTAKKLKSN from the coding sequence ATGTATATTTTAGGTCTAAACGGCAGTCCAAACACCAATGGCAATGTAAATCACTTGCTCGAAATAGCCCTTAATTCAGCAAGAGACCACGGTGCTAGCGAAATTGAAATTATTCAAATAGGCAAGAAAATGATGGAATCTGATAACCCTTTTTGTTCCCATTGTTCTCATCCTTGTGAAGATATTGAATGTGCAGATAGCAATATAAATAAAGTTCTAAGTAAGCTTGGAGGCGCTGATGGAATTATACTTGGAAGTCCTGTTTATTTTGGTACAGTTTCCGGACAGTTAAAAGCTTTTTGGGACAAAACTAGAGCACTTAGGACGAAGAAACAACTATTAGATGTTCCTGGAGGTGCAATAGCAGTAGGAGGGGCAAGATTCGGGGGACAAGAAACAACTCTTCGCACCTTACACGATATGATGCTAATTCAAGGTATGACTGTTGTTGGAGACGGAAGTTTCTCAACAGATGCAGGACATCAGGGGCCAGTTGGTCAAAAAAATGTTAAGGAAGACGATAATGCTTGTAATAGAGCCAAAATCCTTGGAGAAAGAATCGTTCAAACTGCAAAAAAACTAAAAAGCAATTAA
- a CDS encoding bifunctional nuclease family protein, whose amino-acid sequence MEVKVKGIGTTNEGDGYAVLLSDMEETKVLPIVVGPFEAQGIISILKDYEPPRPMTYDLTKTLCETLEGYIEKIVITDVREDIFYAEIYLQSGGVTHKIDSRPSDAIALALRFEAPIFINFQLVEFTCDYEDLLDEQ is encoded by the coding sequence TTGGAGGTTAAAGTAAAAGGAATAGGTACTACCAATGAGGGTGATGGATATGCGGTTTTGCTTTCTGATATGGAAGAAACTAAAGTTCTACCTATAGTAGTTGGTCCTTTTGAAGCTCAGGGAATTATATCAATACTGAAGGACTATGAACCTCCACGTCCTATGACTTATGATTTAACTAAAACTTTATGCGAAACTCTAGAAGGATATATAGAAAAAATAGTTATCACAGATGTCAGAGAAGATATATTTTATGCTGAAATTTATCTTCAAAGTGGAGGTGTTACACATAAAATAGATTCTCGTCCTAGTGATGCAATAGCGTTGGCGTTGAGATTTGAGGCACCAATTTTTATAAATTTCCAACTAGTTGAATTTACTTGCGACTATGAGGATCTACTTGATGAACAATAA
- a CDS encoding aminotransferase class IV has translation MSIAYINGEYYNLEDAKVSTFDRGFLFGDGVYEVIYIKNGGIYQFDEHLDRYFDSAKGLMLENYPGYDELKELSEELMNKSEINEGLIYFQVTRGIAPRQHDFPKNANPTIFAYIIPTYVEPEEEERRRTKGVKTILVPDERWDRCYIKTINLIPNCIYKEKAKQEGAFEAIQVHETAGVTEGTSTSIFGIKDGVLYTAPEGKRVLPGVTRKTVLMLAREVGIPYEEVFLTKEELLNCDEVFLSSTSCRVMPINQIDMMSFEVSKYEITFMLQEKLDEYIEKNTKR, from the coding sequence ATGTCTATAGCATATATTAATGGAGAATATTATAACTTAGAAGATGCCAAAGTCTCTACTTTTGATAGAGGATTTTTATTTGGAGATGGCGTCTACGAAGTTATATATATAAAAAATGGTGGGATTTATCAATTTGATGAGCACTTAGACAGATATTTTGATAGTGCTAAGGGACTTATGTTAGAAAATTATCCAGGTTATGATGAGTTAAAAGAACTCTCCGAGGAACTTATGAACAAATCAGAGATAAACGAAGGATTAATATATTTCCAAGTTACTAGAGGAATTGCTCCCAGGCAGCATGATTTTCCTAAGAACGCAAACCCTACTATATTTGCTTATATTATTCCAACTTATGTTGAACCTGAGGAAGAAGAAAGAAGAAGAACAAAAGGCGTTAAGACAATTTTGGTGCCAGATGAACGCTGGGATAGATGTTATATAAAAACTATAAACCTTATTCCAAATTGTATCTACAAAGAAAAGGCTAAACAGGAGGGCGCATTTGAAGCTATCCAAGTCCATGAAACAGCTGGAGTTACTGAAGGAACTAGCACCAGTATTTTTGGCATAAAAGACGGTGTCTTATATACTGCCCCGGAAGGAAAGAGGGTACTACCTGGAGTTACGCGTAAAACTGTTTTAATGCTAGCAAGAGAAGTTGGGATACCTTATGAGGAGGTCTTTTTAACTAAAGAAGAATTATTAAACTGTGATGAAGTTTTTTTATCTAGTACTAGTTGTAGAGTTATGCCAATAAATCAAATAGATATGATGAGTTTCGAAGTATCAAAATATGAAATAACTTTTATGCTGCAAGAAAAATTAGATGAATATATAGAAAAAAATACAAAAAGATAA
- a CDS encoding site-2 protease family protein, translating to MFKNSLKIARIFGINVEVDISWILVFLLFTYSLSVGYFPNVVPEYDESIYLIMGIVVTLLVFLSVLVHEFAHSLTAIKEGISIKRITLFIFGGVAHLEEEPTTPSSELKITIMGPLSSVVLGFIFGGLYLLFESGTPIGEGLFFLARINFVVGIINLVPAFPLDGGRILRSLIWKFKNDLVNATKISVYAGSIFAFLLISFGFIVIFTTSLIGLWYVLMGWLLYQAGHSSYTQVVLKNSLSGITVSDVMTDRVITVPPYITVEKLIDQFYKYKVGAFPVVEDDGSVSGIVTLNGVKGITKNKWYLTRVDDIMTPTEECYVLTPDEEAVEAMMKMANNNASRILVMEDGELKGILSNTDMMRLIKMKSMFDGIAEQ from the coding sequence TTGTTTAAAAACTCATTAAAGATAGCGAGAATTTTTGGAATTAACGTAGAAGTTGATATTAGCTGGATACTGGTCTTTTTGTTATTTACATATAGCTTGTCTGTAGGCTATTTTCCTAATGTCGTACCAGAATATGATGAGTCTATCTATCTAATTATGGGAATTGTTGTAACTTTATTGGTATTTTTATCTGTCCTTGTTCATGAATTTGCGCACTCACTTACTGCTATTAAAGAGGGTATTTCAATAAAGAGGATAACACTATTTATTTTTGGTGGAGTTGCTCACCTAGAAGAAGAACCAACTACACCATCTTCTGAACTAAAAATAACTATTATGGGTCCCCTTTCGAGTGTGGTACTTGGATTTATTTTTGGTGGGTTGTATTTACTATTTGAGTCTGGAACACCAATTGGCGAAGGATTATTTTTCCTTGCCAGGATAAATTTTGTAGTAGGCATCATAAATCTTGTTCCTGCATTTCCTTTAGATGGGGGAAGAATATTAAGGTCCTTGATTTGGAAATTTAAAAATGACCTTGTGAATGCCACTAAAATATCGGTTTATGCTGGTAGTATATTTGCTTTTTTACTTATATCTTTTGGTTTTATAGTTATTTTTACAACCTCTTTAATTGGACTATGGTATGTGCTTATGGGATGGCTATTATACCAAGCAGGTCATTCAAGTTATACACAGGTGGTTCTTAAAAACAGCTTATCGGGCATTACTGTTTCAGATGTAATGACAGATAGAGTAATTACTGTTCCGCCATATATTACTGTAGAGAAATTAATTGATCAATTTTATAAATATAAAGTAGGCGCATTTCCTGTAGTTGAAGATGATGGAAGTGTAAGTGGTATTGTTACCTTGAATGGTGTAAAGGGCATCACCAAAAATAAATGGTATTTAACAAGGGTTGATGATATAATGACTCCAACAGAAGAGTGCTATGTTCTAACACCTGACGAGGAAGCTGTAGAAGCCATGATGAAAATGGCTAATAATAATGCTAGTAGAATATTAGTCATGGAAGATGGTGAACTTAAAGGAATACTTAGTAATACTGATATGATGAGGCTTATAAAAATGAAATCTATGTTTGATGGCATTGCAGAGCAGTAA
- a CDS encoding heparan-alpha-glucosaminide N-acetyltransferase domain-containing protein — protein sequence MSSNAKNRVESIDNFRGFAIILMFIANFIVLFVKNPPDIIRHAEPGMILPLDFVAPFFGFAIGLSFPYFIYKTKMLEATQPAKRFFFRVIILYIVGASPNFLYRLMIFEESVANAYLNSWSILETWALGLCLIILLVKLNLTKRIFVSVAILFIYQFVLLEIPGIYSYVYSQAEGGVVSVLSWLFVIINGTVIGELIVNTNKLNLIKKSVLISLLNSIVGLALHFGQITPMTRLDVSASYMFFSAGISIFVFLLFHLFLDNYGKVFREVGMYPLQAWILQSLFYVPVYLTIGGAYFDWPVGGVIALFGVVTLVIIDKYLIKLGIKLKA from the coding sequence ATGAGTAGTAATGCCAAAAACCGGGTTGAAAGTATTGATAATTTTAGAGGATTTGCAATAATTTTAATGTTTATAGCTAATTTTATTGTACTTTTTGTTAAGAATCCGCCAGATATTATAAGACATGCGGAGCCAGGGATGATTTTACCATTAGATTTTGTGGCTCCCTTTTTTGGTTTTGCAATAGGTCTTTCTTTTCCTTATTTTATATATAAAACTAAAATGCTAGAAGCTACTCAGCCAGCAAAAAGATTTTTTTTCCGCGTGATTATTTTATACATTGTAGGAGCTTCGCCTAATTTTTTATACCGGCTTATGATTTTTGAAGAAAGTGTAGCTAATGCATATCTTAATAGCTGGAGCATCCTTGAAACATGGGCTTTAGGGCTTTGCCTTATAATTCTTTTAGTTAAATTAAATTTAACTAAAAGGATTTTTGTGTCTGTAGCAATTCTTTTTATTTACCAATTCGTATTGTTAGAAATACCTGGAATATATTCTTATGTATACAGTCAGGCTGAAGGTGGAGTTGTATCTGTTTTATCCTGGTTATTCGTAATTATTAATGGAACTGTTATTGGTGAGCTTATTGTCAATACTAATAAGTTAAATTTAATAAAAAAGTCTGTTCTAATTAGTTTGCTCAATAGTATTGTAGGCTTGGCTTTACACTTTGGACAGATTACTCCAATGACTCGGTTAGATGTAAGCGCATCTTATATGTTCTTTTCAGCAGGTATTTCTATTTTTGTGTTTTTACTGTTCCATCTTTTTTTAGATAACTATGGAAAAGTTTTTCGTGAAGTGGGAATGTATCCCTTACAGGCGTGGATTTTGCAAAGCCTCTTTTATGTACCTGTATATTTAACAATAGGAGGAGCATACTTTGATTGGCCTGTTGGGGGAGTTATAGCTTTGTTTGGTGTTGTTACTTTGGTTATAATTGACAAATATTTAATAAAGCTAGGGATTAAGCTAAAAGCCTAG